TGACCAGCGGCGGCTTGATCACAGTGGCCGAACCACGCATGCTTCTACTCACTGTCCGCTACAGCCTCTGATCCGACGGGCGGGCATCGTTGAGCGGGGCACACCTGACAAGCCTTTCGCGGCAGGGCTCGGGAGACATCACATGCCTACTTCTGCCAGGCCGGGGACCAGCAGGTCGTGCGGCCGCCGATCGTCGAGCGCTCCAGCTTCCGTCCCGTTTTCGGACACCGCCCACCGTCGGCCCATCGCTCATGGAAGAGCCAGCCGGGAGGCGGGTCGCCCCAATGATCACCGGGGCGGGAGATATGCTTGAGGGCACCGCGAACCACCGTCCGGATTTCGCGGTAGAGGCGCGCCCGCTCGTCGGATTCCAGCGACCCGGCCCGGCGCCCCGGGTGCAGACGACTGCGCCAGAGGATTTCATCCGCCATCCAGTTGCCGATCCCCGGAAAGCGCTCCTGCATCAGGAGGACCGCCTTGAGGGAGGAGCCCTTGCGGCGCTTGAGGAAGGCATCGAGGTCGGACCGGCGGAAGTCCGGTCCCTCCAGTGGTGGCGGCAGGCACCGCCACCAGTCGGGCGCATCGACTCCCGTTGCGAACCGCACCCGGCCAAAGAGGCGGGGATCTTCAAAGACAAGAGACTGCCCTTCCATTTCGAGGACCAGGTGCTCGTGGCGCCGCGGCCGGTGATCCGCGGACTCCACCCGAAGCTCTCCTGTCATACCAAGGTGGATACCGAGCCATCCTTCCTCTTCAAACTCGAAGAGCATCTGTTTGCCCCGGCCGGCGGATCCGATCAGGATCCGGCCCGGGAGTGATCGGCTCAATTCCTTCAGGTCGGTTTCCCGAAAGACACGCGCCCCTCGATGAAGGCGGACCGAAAGGATGCGACGGCCAATTCCCGCATCCCAGCGCCGTCGCATGAAATCGACCTCGGCGAGTTCAGGCATGATCGGGAAGGACAGGGCAAACGACGACTCCCTCGATCACCGGATCTGCCAGCGGTAATGAAGCTTCGAGAGCATTTCCGGTCCCTTGGTGCCCACCCGGACGACATCCTCGATCCGGCATCCACCGATTCCCGGATAGTAAAGGCCGGGCTCGACCGTCACAACCTGGTTTCGGCGAAGACGTGGTCCCACCGCGGAAATCCTCGGAGGCTCGTGCACCTCCAGACCCAGTCCATGGCCGGTCCCGTGGAAGAATCCGACCGGCCCGTCGGACGTCTCGGTCGTCCGGTACCCCTGCGCCTCGAACCAGGCGGACACCTTGCGATGAATGGACGCCCCGGAGACCCCGGACCTGATCTGCTCCAGGGCAATCCGTTGTCCTTCCTGGACGGTTGCCACCAGTTTCTTCTGAGCCTCGGAGGCCCGCCCCTTGAGAAACGTCCGGGTCATGTCACCGTAAAAACCGGTCGC
This sequence is a window from Opitutaceae bacterium. Protein-coding genes within it:
- a CDS encoding DNA-formamidopyrimidine glycosylase family protein — its product is MPELAEVDFMRRRWDAGIGRRILSVRLHRGARVFRETDLKELSRSLPGRILIGSAGRGKQMLFEFEEEGWLGIHLGMTGELRVESADHRPRRHEHLVLEMEGQSLVFEDPRLFGRVRFATGVDAPDWWRCLPPPLEGPDFRRSDLDAFLKRRKGSSLKAVLLMQERFPGIGNWMADEILWRSRLHPGRRAGSLESDERARLYREIRTVVRGALKHISRPGDHWGDPPPGWLFHERWADGGRCPKTGRKLERSTIGGRTTCWSPAWQK